One part of the Clarias gariepinus isolate MV-2021 ecotype Netherlands chromosome 24, CGAR_prim_01v2, whole genome shotgun sequence genome encodes these proteins:
- the LOC128512658 gene encoding myosin heavy chain, fast skeletal muscle-like, with protein sequence MSTDAEMAVYGKAAIYLRKPEKERIEAQSKPFDAKTACYVADAKELYLKGTIKSRDGDKVTVELLDTKESRTVKEDDVSPMNPPKFDKIEDMAMMTHLNEASVLYNLKERYAAWMIYTYSGLFCATVNPYKWLPVYDAEVVAAYRGKKRMEAPPHIFSVSDNAYQFMLTDRENQSVLITGESGAGKTVNTKRVIQYFATVAMQSDKKKDQGPSKMQGSLEDQIIAANPLLEAYGNAKTVRNDNSSRFGKFIRIHFGTSGKLSSADIETYLLEKSRVTFQLSDERGYHIFYQMMTNEKPELIEMTLITTNPYDFPMCSQGQITVPSINDKEELIATDTAIDILGFSNEEKMSIYKFTGAVLHHGNMKFKQKQREEQAEPDGTEEADKVAYLLGLNSADMLKALCYPRVKVGNEYVTKGQTVPQVYNSVSALAKSIYERMFLWMVIRINQMLDTKQARQFFIGVLDIAGFEIFDFNSMEQLCINFTNEKLQQFFNHHMFVLEQEEYKKEGIVWEFIDFGMDLAACIELIEKPMGIFSILEEECMFPKATDTSFKNKLYDQHLGKCNAFQKPRPAKGKAEAHFSLVHYAGTVDYNISGWLDKNKDPLNESVVQLYQKSAVKLLSTLYPPVVEEAGKKGGKKKGGSMQTVSSQFRENLGKLMTNLRSTHPHFVRCLIPNESKTPGLMENFLVIHQLRCNGVLEGIRICRKGFPSRILYGDFKQRYKVLNASVIPEGQFIDNKKACEKLLGSIDIDHDQYRFGHTKVFFKAGLLGTLEEMRDEKLATLVTMTQALCRGFLMRREFVKMMERRSAIDTIQYNIRSFMNVKHWPWMKVFYKIKPLLKSAETEKELATMKEDFLKCKEDLVKAEAKKKELEEKMVALLQEKNDLQLQVASESENLSDAEERCEGLIKSKIQLEAKLKETTERLEDEEEINAELTAKKRKLEDECSELKKDIDDLELTLAKVEKEKHATENKVKNLTEEMATQDESIAKLTKEKKALQEAHQQTLDDLQAEEDKVNTLTKAKTKLEQQVDDLEGSLEQEKKLRMDLERAKRKLEGDLKLAQESIMDLENDKQQSDEKLKKKEFEISQLLSKIEDEQSLGAQHQKKIKELQARIEELEEETEAERAARAKVEKQRSDLSRELEEISERLEEAGGATAAQIEMNKKREAEFQKLRRDLEESTLQHEATAAALRKKQADSVAELGEQIDNLQRVKQKLEKEKSEFKMEIDDLSSNMEAVAKAKANLEKMCRTLEDQLSEIKAKNDENARQVNDISVQRARLQTENGEFSRQLEEKEALISQLTRGKQAFTQQIEELKRQMEEEVKAKNALAHAVQSARHDCDLLREQFEEEQEAKAELQRGMSKANSEVAQWRNKYETDAIQRTEELEESKKKLAQRLQEAEEQIEAVNSKCGSLEKTKQRLQGEVEDLMIDVERANALAANLDKKQRNFDKVLAEWKQKYEEGQAELEGAQKEARSLSTELFKMKNSYEEALDQLETLKRENKNLQQEISDLTEQIGETGKSIHELEKAKKAVETEKAEIQTALEEAEGTLEHEESKILRVQLELNQVKGEIDRKLAEKDEEIEQIKRNSQRVIESMQSTLDSEVRSRNDALRIKKKMEGDLNEMEIQLSHANRQAAEAQKQLRNVQAQLKDAQLHLDDALRGQEDMKEQVAMVERRNALMLAEIEELRAALEQTERGRKVAEQELNDASERCGLLHSQNTSLVNTKKKLEADLVQIQSDVDDTVQEARNAEEKAKKAITDAAMMAEELKKEQDTSAHLERMKKNLEVTVKDLQHRLDEAENLAMKGGKKQLQKLESRVRELENEVEAEQRRGVEAVKGVRKYERRVKELTYQTEEDKKNIVRLQDLVDKLQLKVKAYKRQSEEAEEQANTHLSKLRKVQHDLEEAEERADLAESQVNKLRAKSRDAGKGKESAE encoded by the exons ATGAGCACGGACGCGGAGATGGCCGTTTACGGCAAAGCTGCCATCTATCTCCGTAAGCCTGAGAAGGAGAGAATTGAAGCTCAAAGCAAGCCCTTTGATGCAAAGACTGCCTGTTATGTGGCTGATGCCAAGGAACTGTATCTTAAGGGTACAATCAAGAGCAGAGATGGTGACAAAGTCACTGTTGAACTGCTTGACACCAAGGAG TCAAGAACAGTTAAGGAGGATGATGTCTCCCCTATGAACCCTCCCAAGTTCGATAAAATTGAGGACATGGCCATGATGACCCACCTTAATGAAGCCTCTGTGCTGTATAACCTTAAAGAGCGTTACGCAGCATGGATGATCTAC ACCTACTCTGGACTTTTCTGTGCTACTGTGAACCCCTACAAGTGGCTGCCAGTGTATGACGCAGAAGTGGTGGCTGCCTACAGAGGCAAAAAGCGCATGGAAGCCCCACCTCACATTTTCTCTGTGTCTGACAATGCCTATCAGTTTATGCTTACTG ATAGGGAGAACCAGTCTGTCCTGATTAC TGGAGAATCTGGTGCTGGAAAGACTGTGAACACGAAACGTGTCATCCAGTACTTTGCCACAGTTGCAATGCAGAGTGACAAGAAGAAGGACCAAGGTCCTAGCAAAATGCAG GGATCTCTGGAAGACCAGATCATTGCAGCCAATCCTCTGCTTGAGGCCTATGGTAATGCTAAGACTGTGAGGAATGACAACTCTTCTCGTTTT GGTAAATTTATCAGAATTCATTTTGGCACATCCGGCAAACTGTCTAGTGCTGACATTGAAACAT ATCTGCTGGAGAAGTCTAGAGTAACCTTCCAGCTTTCTGATGAGAGAGGATATCACATCTTTTATCAGATGATGACCAATGAAAAGCCTGAGCTGATTG AAATGACGCTCATTACTACCAACCCCTACGACTTCCCCATGTGCAGTCAGGGTCAGATCACTGTGCCAAGCATTAATGATAAGGAGGAACTGATTGCCACAGAT ACTGCTATTGACATCTTGGGCTTCAGTAATGAGGAGAAAATGAGCATCTACAAATTTACTGGAGCTGTTCTTCATCATGGTAATATGAAGTTCAAGCAAAAGCAACGTGAGGAGCAGGCTGAGCCTGATGGCACAGAGG AGGCTGACAAAGTCGCTTACCTTCTGGGTTTGAACTCAGCGGATATGCTGAAGGCCTTGTGCTACCCCAGAGTAAAGGTTGGAAATGAATATGTGACAAAGGGTCAGACTGTGCCACAG GTATATAATTCTGTGAGTGCATTGGCCAAATCCATCTATGAAAGGATGTTCTTGTGGATGGTCATACGTATCAACCAGATGTTGGACACCAAACAGGCCAGACAGTTCTTCATCGGTGTGCTGGACATTGCTGGATTTGAAATCTTTGAT TTCAACAGCATGGAACAGCTGTGCATCAACTTCACCAATGAGAAACTCCAACAGTTCTTTAACCACCACATGTTTGTGTTGGAGCAAGAGGAGTACAAGAAAGAGGGCATCGTTTGGGAGTTCATTGACTTTGGCATGGACTTGGCTGCTTGCATTGAGCTTATTGAGAAG CCCATGGGTATTTTCTCCATCCTTGAAGAAGAGTGCATGTTCCCCAAGGCTACAGACACCAGCTTCAAGAACAAGCTGTATGACCAGCATCTTGGCAAGTGCAATGCTTTCCAGAAACCCAGACCTGCCAAAGGCAAGGCTGAGGCCCACTTCTCCCTGGTTCACTATGCTGGTACTGTGGACTACAACATTTCTGGCTGGTTGGACAAAAACAAGGACCCACTGAATGAGTCTGTTGTGCAGCTCTACCAGAAGTCGGCTGTTAAACTGCTGTCTACCCTTTATCCACCAGTTGTTGAgg aggccGGCAAGAAGGGAGGCAAGAAGAAGGGTGGTTCTATGCAGACTGTATCCTCACAGTTTAGG GAGAACTTGGGCAAGCTGATGACCAACTTGAGGAGCACACATCCTCACTTTGTGCGTTGCTTGATTCCCAATGAGTCTAAGACTCCAG GTCTTATGGAGAACTTCCTGGTTATCCACCAGCTGAGATGTAACGGTGTGCTGGAGGGTATCAGAATCTGCAGAAAGGGATTCCCCAGCAGAATCCTCTATGGTGACTTCAAGCAAAG ATACAAAGTGCTGAATGCCAGTGTTATTCCTGAGGGCCAGTTTATTGACAACAAGAAGGCCTGCGAGAAGCTTCTGGGCTCTATCGACATTGACCATGACCAGTATAGATTTGGACACACTAAG GTGTTCTTCAAAGCTGGTCTGCTGGGTACTCTTGAAGAGATGCGAGATGAGAAACTGGCTACTCTGGTCACAATGACTCAGGCTCTTTGCCGTGGTTTCCTCATGAGAAGAGAGTTTGTGAAAATGATGGAGAGAag GTCAGCTATTGACACCATCCAGTACAACATCCGCTCATTCATGAATGTCAAACATTGGCCATGGATGAAGGTATTCTACAAGATCAAGCCCCTGCTGAAGAGTGCTGAAACTGAGAAGGAGCTGGCCACCATGAAAGAggactttttaaaatgcaagGAAGATCTTGTCAAGGCTGAAGCCAAAAAGAAGGAGCTTGAAGAGAAGATGGTGGCACTCCTCCAAGAGAAGAATGACCTGCAGCTTCAAGTTGCATCT GAATCTGAGAATCTCTCAGATGCTGAAGAGAGATGTGAGGGACTGATTAAGAGCAAAATCCAGCTTGAAGCTAAACTCAAAGAGACCACTGAGAGACTGGAAGATGAAGAGGAGATCAATGCTGAGCTGACAGCCAAGAAGCGCAAGCTGGAGGATGAGTGCTCTGAGCTAAAGAAGGACATTGATGACTTGGAGCTCACTCTGGCTAAAGTGGAAAAGGAGAAACATGCCACTGAAAATAAG GTTAAGAACCTTACAGAGGAGATGGCAACTCAAGATGAGAGCATTGCAAAActcacaaaagaaaagaaagcccTCCAAGAGGCACATCAGCAGACCCTTGATGATCTTCAGGCAGAGGAGGACAAAGTCAACACTCTGACAAAAGCCAAGACTAAGCTTGAACAGCAAGTAGATGAT CTGGAAGGTTCTCTTGAGCAAGAGAAAAAACTCCGCATGGATCTAGAGAGAGCCAAGAGAAAGCTTGAGGGTGACTTAAAACTGGCCCAGGAATCTATCATGGACCTGGAGAATGACAAGCAGCAGTCTGATGAAAAGCTGAAAAA GAAAGAGTTTGAAATAAGCCAGCTCCTTAGCAAGATTGAGGATGAACAATCTCTTGGTGCTCAACATCAGAAGAAGATCAAGGAGCTTCAG GCCCGCATTGAGGAACTGGAGGAAGAGACTGAGGCTGAGCGTGCTGCTCGTGCCAAGGTTGAGAAGCAAAGATCTGATCTGTCCAGGGAACTTGAGGAGATCAGTGAGAGGCTTGAGGAGGCTGGTGGAGCAACTGCAGCTCAGATTGAGATGAACAAGAAGCGAGAGGCTGAGTTCCAGAAATTGCGTCGTGATCTAGAAGAATCCACATTACAGCATGAAGCAACTGCTGCTGCCCTCCGCAAAAAGCAAGCTGACAGTGTGGCAGAGCTGGGAGAACAAATTGACAACCTGCAGCGCGTCAAGCAGAAACTTGAGAAGGAGAAGAGTGAATTCAAAATGGAGATTGATGATCTCTCCAGCAATATGGAGGCTGTTGCTAAGGCTAAG GCAAATCTTGAAAAGATGTGCCGTACCCTTGAGGACCAACTGAGTGAGATCAAGGCCAAGAATGATGAGAATGCACGCCAGGTTAATGACATCAGTGTTCAAAGAGCCAGACTACAAACTGAAAATG GTGAGTTTTCACGTCAACTGGAGGAGAAGGAAGCTTTGATTTCTCAGTTGACCAGAGGCAAGCAGGCATTTACTCAGCAAATTGAGGAGCTCAAGAGGCAAATGGAGGAGGAAGTTAAG GCAAAGAATGCCCTGGCTCATGCTGTGCAGTCTGCCCGTCATGACTGTGATCTTCTCAGGGAGCAGTTtgaggaggagcaggaggcAAAGGCTGAATTACAACGTGGAATGTCCAAGGCCAACAGTGAAGTGGCTCAGTggagaaataaatatgagacTGATGCTATTCAGCGCACTGAAGAACTTGAAGAATCCAA GAAGAAGCTGGCCCAGCGTCTGCAGGAGGCTGAGGAACAAATTGAGGCTGTGAACTCCAAGTGTGGCTCTCTGGAAAAGACCAAGCAGAGACTGCAGGGTGAGGTGGAGGACCTCATGATTGATGTGGAAAGAGCAAATGCCTTGGCTGCTAACCTTGACAAGAAGCAGAGGAACTTTGACAAG GTCCTGGCAGAATGGAAGCAGAAGTATGAGGAGGGTCAGGCTGAGCTAGAGGGAGCCCAAAAGGAGGCTCGTTCATTGAGCACTGAGCTGTTCAAGATGAAGAACTCCTATGAGGAAGCTCTTGATCAACTTGAAACACTCAAGAGGGAGAACAAGAATCTACAGC AGGAGATCTCAGACCTAACTGAACAAATTGGTGAGACTGGAAAGAGCATTCATGAGCTTGAAAAGGCCAAGAAAGCAGTAGAGACTGAGAAGGCTGAGATTCAGACTGCTCTAGAGGAGGCTGAG GGCACACTGGAGCATGAAGAGTCTAAGATTCTTCGTGTCCAGCTTGAGCTTAACCAGGTAAAGGGTGAGATTGACAGGAAGCTTGCTGAGAAGGATGAGGAAATCGAGCAAATCAAGAGGAACAGCCAGAGGGTAATTGAGTCCATGCAGAGTACTCTGGATTCTGAGGTCAGGAGCAGGAACGATGCTTTGAGAATTAAAAAGAAGATGGAGGGAGATCTCAATGAGATGGAAATTCAGCTCAGCCATGCCAATCGCCAAGCTGCTGAGGCACAGAAACAGTTGAGGAACGTTCAGGCACAACTCAAG GATGCCCAACTGCACCTTGATGATGCCCTGAGAGGCCAAGAGGACATGAAGGAGCAAGTGGCCATGGTGGAGCGTAGAAACGCTTTAATGTTGGCTGAGATAGAGGAGCTCAGAGCTGCCCttgaacagacagagagaggccGTAAAGTTGCTGAACAAGAGCTGAATGATGCTAGTGAGCGTTGTGGATTGTTGCACTCTCAG AACACAAGTCTGGTGAACACCAAGAAGAAGCTCGAGGCTGACCTTGTTCAAATCCAGAGTGATGTAGATGACACTGTGCAGGAagcaagaaatgcagaggaaaaGGCCAAGAAAGCCATAACTGAT GCTGCAATGATGGCTGAGGAGTTGAAGAAGGAACAGGACACCAGTGCTCACCTTGAGAGAATGAAGAAAAACCTCGAGGTCACAGTGAAGGACCTTCAGCACCGCCTGGATGAGGCTGAGAATCTGGCCATGAAGGGAGGAAAGAAACAACTTCAGAAACTGGAGTCCAGG GTACGCGAGCTGGAGAACGAAGTTGAGGCTGAACAGAGACGTGGAGTTGAAGCTGTTAAGGGCGTACGCAAATATGAGAGGAGAGTGAAGGAGCTCACCTACCAA aCTGAGGAGGACAAGAAGAACATTGTTAGGCTGCAAGATCTGGTTGATAAACTGCAGTTGAAGGTCAAGGCCTATAAGAGACAGTCTGAGGAAGCG GAGGAACAGGCCAATACCCACCTGTCCAAGCTGAGAAAGGTGCAGCATGATTTGGAGGAGGCTGAAGAGCGTGCTGACCTTGCTGAGTCTCAAGTCAACAAGCTCAGAGCTAAGAGCCGTGATGCTGGAAag GGCAAGGAATCAGCAGAATAA